In one Melopsittacus undulatus isolate bMelUnd1 chromosome 4, bMelUnd1.mat.Z, whole genome shotgun sequence genomic region, the following are encoded:
- the AREL1 gene encoding apoptosis-resistant E3 ubiquitin protein ligase 1 isoform X2 has protein sequence MFAPVLGTRRKDAEEWVLHFWLLEHGYLRKGGITVFVVAFFFTIKFLFELAARIVSFLQHEDRERRGERTIYDYVRGNYLDPRSCKISWDWKDPYEVGHSMAFRVHLFYKNGQPFPAHRPVGLRVHICHVELAIDIPVTQEVLQEPNSNVVKVAFTVRRAGRYEITVKLGGLNVAYSPYYKVFQPGMVVPSKTKIVCHFSTLVLTCGQQHTLHIAPRDEYDNPTSNSVSLVDEHNYSLSIHELGPQEDESSDVVFEKSVVSNRQTCEVFFRLTLHCRGCFHACISYQNQPISNGDFDIIVLSENEKNIVERNVSTSGVSIYFEAYLYDAPSYTNTQWQLPPMHVSSSQRRPSTATEDEDEDSPADSQTPEKVKKPKKVYCYVSPKQLSVKEFYLKIIPWRLFTFRVCPGTKFSYLGPDPVHKLLTLVVDDGIQPPVELSCKERNILAATFIRSLHKNIGGSETFQDKVNFFQRELRQVHMKRPHSKVTLKVSRHCLLESSFKATRNFSVSDWSKNFEVIFQDEEALDWGGPRREWFELICKALFDTTNQLFTRFSDNNQALVHPNPGRPTYLRLKVYEFAGRLVGKCLYESSLGGAYKQLVRARFTRSFLAQIIGLRMHYKYFETDDPEFYKSKVCFILNNDVSEMDLVFAEEKYSKTGQLEKVVELVTGGAQIPVTNENKILYLNLLAQYRLASQVREEVDHFLKGLNELVPENLLAIFDENELELLMCGTGDISVCDFKAHAVVVGGSWHFREKVMRWFWTVVSSFTQEELARLLQFTTGSSQLPPGGFAALCPSFQIIAAPTHSTLPTAHTCFNQLCLPTYDSYEEVHKMLQLAISEGCEGFGML, from the exons ATGTTTGCCCCAGTGTTGGGCACAAGGAGGAAGGATGCTGAAGAATGGGTCCTCCACTTTTGGCTTTTAGAACATGGGTACTTGCGTAAAG GTGGGATCACAGTATTTGTGGTAGCTTTCTTCTTCACCATTAAGTTCCTCTTTGAACTTGCCGCACGTATAGTCAGCTTCCTTCAGCATGAGGACCGGGAGCGCCGAGGGGAGCGAACTATTTATGACTACGTGCGAGGCAACTACCTGGATCCCCGGTCCTGCAAAATCTCCTGGGATTGGAAGGACCCCTACGAGGTGGGCCATAGCATGGCCTTCCGAGTGCAT TTATTCTATAAAAATGGGCAACCCTTCCCTGCTCACCGGCCTGTGGGGCTGCGAGTTCACATCTGCCATGTGGAGCTAGCAATTGATATTCCTGTAACCCAGGAAGTTCTCCAGGAGCCTAATTCCAATGTGGTGAAAGTGGCCTTCACTGTGCGCAGGGCTGGGAGATATGAGATCACTGTAAAACTCGGTGGCTTGAATGTGGCCTACAGCCCCTACTACAAGGTGTTCCAGCCAG GGATGGTGGTTCCCTCCAAAACCAAAATTGTCTGCCATTTCTCCACTCTGGTCCTGAcctgtgggcagcagcacaCTCTGCATATAGCTCCCAGAGATGAGTATGACAATCCCACCAGCAATTCTGTGTCCTTGGTAGATGAGCACAATTACAGCCTTTCCATCCATGAG CTGGGTCCTCAAGAAGATGAGAGCTCTGATGTTGTGTTTGAGAAGTCTGTGGTGTCCAATCGGCAGACTTGTGAAGTGTTCTTTCGACTCACCTTGCACTGTAGGGGGTGTTTCCATGCCTGCATCTCCTACCAGAACCAGCCCATAAGTAATGGCGATTTTGACATCATTGTTCTAAGTG agaatgaaaagaacATTGTAGAACGCAATGTGTCCACCTCAGGTGTCAGTATTTACTTTGAAGCCTACCTTTATGATGCTCCTAGTTATACCAACACTCAGTGGCAACTTCCACCAATGCATGTGAGTTCCTCCCAGCGGCGTCCTTCTACTGCAACtgaggatgaagatgaagatTCTCCCGCTGACAGCCAAACGCCTGAGAAAGTGAAGAAACCTAAAAAAGTGTACTGCTATGTGTCACCTAAG CAATTATCAGTGAAAGAATTTTACCTGAAGATCATTCCATGGCGCCTTTTCACCTTTAGAGTATGTCCTGGCACAAAG TTTTCATACCTTGGCCCTGACCCTGTGCACAAATTACTGACACTGGTGGTGGATGATGGGATCCAACCCCCTGTGGAGCTCAGCTGCAAGGAGAGGAACATCTTGGCAGCCACTTTCATTCGCTCTCTGCATAAAAACATAG GAGGCTCAGAGACCTTCCAGGACAAAGTGAACTTCTTTCAGCGGGAGCTACGTCAGGTGCACATGAAAAGACCTCACTCAAAGGTCACGCTGAAGGTCAGCCGTCACTGTCTGCTGGAGTCG tcttttaaagCAACACgaaatttttctgtttctgactgGAGCAAAAACTTTGAGGTGATTTTTCAGGATGAAGAAG CTCTGGACTGGGGAGGTCCACGCAGAGAGTGGTTTGAACTCATCTGCAAGGCATTATTTGATACCACCAATCAACTCTTTACCCGCTTCAGTGATAACAACCAGGCCTTG gTACATCCAAACCCAGGCCGTCCCACATATTTACGGCTCAAAGTGTATGAATTTGCAGGCCGCCTAGTAGGAAAGTGTCTTTATGAATCATCTCTGGGAGGTGCCTACAAACAACTGGTTCGAGCTCGCTTCACCCGATCCTTCCTGGCTCAGATCATAGGACTTCGTATGCATTACAAG TATTTTGAAACAGATGACCCAGAATTCTATAAATCCAAAGTTTGTTTCATACTGAACAATGATGTGAGTGAGATGGATCTGGTCTTTGCTGAAGAGAAGTACAGCAAAACAGGACAGCTGGAGAAG GTGGTGGAACTGGTGACAGGAGGGGCTCAAATACCAGTGaccaatgaaaataaaatcttatatTTAAATCTGCTTGCGCAGTACAGGCTGGCCAGCCAGGTTAGAGAGGAGGTGGATCACTTCCTGAAAG gCCTTAATGAGTTAGTTCCTGAGAACCTCCTGGCTATTTTTGATGAGAATGAGCTTGAG TTGCTTATGTGTGGTACTGGAGATATCAGCGTCTGTGACTTCAAGGCACATGCTGTGGTGGTAGGAGGATCTTGGCACTTCCGTGAGAAG GTCATGAGATGGTTTTGGACTGTGGTCTCCAGTTTCACACAGGAAGAGCTGGCCAGGCTCTTGCAGTTCACAACTGGTTCCTCCCAGCTGCCTCCAGGGGGGTTTGCTGCGCTCTGTCCATCTTTCCAGATCATTGCAGCTCCAACTCACAGTACTTTGCCAACAGCCCACACTTG ttttaacCAGCTGTGCCTCCCTACTTATGACTCCTATGAAGAAGTGCACAAGATGCTGCAGCTAGCTATCAGCGAGGGTTGCGAGGGCTTTGGCATGCTGTGA
- the AREL1 gene encoding apoptosis-resistant E3 ubiquitin protein ligase 1 isoform X1 — protein sequence MFAPVLGTRRKDAEEWVLHFWLLEHGYLRKDAAVILGCVSHRRDLMFYIIGGITVFVVAFFFTIKFLFELAARIVSFLQHEDRERRGERTIYDYVRGNYLDPRSCKISWDWKDPYEVGHSMAFRVHLFYKNGQPFPAHRPVGLRVHICHVELAIDIPVTQEVLQEPNSNVVKVAFTVRRAGRYEITVKLGGLNVAYSPYYKVFQPGMVVPSKTKIVCHFSTLVLTCGQQHTLHIAPRDEYDNPTSNSVSLVDEHNYSLSIHELGPQEDESSDVVFEKSVVSNRQTCEVFFRLTLHCRGCFHACISYQNQPISNGDFDIIVLSENEKNIVERNVSTSGVSIYFEAYLYDAPSYTNTQWQLPPMHVSSSQRRPSTATEDEDEDSPADSQTPEKVKKPKKVYCYVSPKQLSVKEFYLKIIPWRLFTFRVCPGTKFSYLGPDPVHKLLTLVVDDGIQPPVELSCKERNILAATFIRSLHKNIGGSETFQDKVNFFQRELRQVHMKRPHSKVTLKVSRHCLLESSFKATRNFSVSDWSKNFEVIFQDEEALDWGGPRREWFELICKALFDTTNQLFTRFSDNNQALVHPNPGRPTYLRLKVYEFAGRLVGKCLYESSLGGAYKQLVRARFTRSFLAQIIGLRMHYKYFETDDPEFYKSKVCFILNNDVSEMDLVFAEEKYSKTGQLEKVVELVTGGAQIPVTNENKILYLNLLAQYRLASQVREEVDHFLKGLNELVPENLLAIFDENELELLMCGTGDISVCDFKAHAVVVGGSWHFREKVMRWFWTVVSSFTQEELARLLQFTTGSSQLPPGGFAALCPSFQIIAAPTHSTLPTAHTCFNQLCLPTYDSYEEVHKMLQLAISEGCEGFGML from the exons ATGTTTGCCCCAGTGTTGGGCACAAGGAGGAAGGATGCTGAAGAATGGGTCCTCCACTTTTGGCTTTTAGAACATGGGTACTTGCGTAAAG ATGCAGCTGTGATCCTCGGCTGTGTGTCTCACCGAAGGGACCTGATGTTTTACATTATTG GTGGGATCACAGTATTTGTGGTAGCTTTCTTCTTCACCATTAAGTTCCTCTTTGAACTTGCCGCACGTATAGTCAGCTTCCTTCAGCATGAGGACCGGGAGCGCCGAGGGGAGCGAACTATTTATGACTACGTGCGAGGCAACTACCTGGATCCCCGGTCCTGCAAAATCTCCTGGGATTGGAAGGACCCCTACGAGGTGGGCCATAGCATGGCCTTCCGAGTGCAT TTATTCTATAAAAATGGGCAACCCTTCCCTGCTCACCGGCCTGTGGGGCTGCGAGTTCACATCTGCCATGTGGAGCTAGCAATTGATATTCCTGTAACCCAGGAAGTTCTCCAGGAGCCTAATTCCAATGTGGTGAAAGTGGCCTTCACTGTGCGCAGGGCTGGGAGATATGAGATCACTGTAAAACTCGGTGGCTTGAATGTGGCCTACAGCCCCTACTACAAGGTGTTCCAGCCAG GGATGGTGGTTCCCTCCAAAACCAAAATTGTCTGCCATTTCTCCACTCTGGTCCTGAcctgtgggcagcagcacaCTCTGCATATAGCTCCCAGAGATGAGTATGACAATCCCACCAGCAATTCTGTGTCCTTGGTAGATGAGCACAATTACAGCCTTTCCATCCATGAG CTGGGTCCTCAAGAAGATGAGAGCTCTGATGTTGTGTTTGAGAAGTCTGTGGTGTCCAATCGGCAGACTTGTGAAGTGTTCTTTCGACTCACCTTGCACTGTAGGGGGTGTTTCCATGCCTGCATCTCCTACCAGAACCAGCCCATAAGTAATGGCGATTTTGACATCATTGTTCTAAGTG agaatgaaaagaacATTGTAGAACGCAATGTGTCCACCTCAGGTGTCAGTATTTACTTTGAAGCCTACCTTTATGATGCTCCTAGTTATACCAACACTCAGTGGCAACTTCCACCAATGCATGTGAGTTCCTCCCAGCGGCGTCCTTCTACTGCAACtgaggatgaagatgaagatTCTCCCGCTGACAGCCAAACGCCTGAGAAAGTGAAGAAACCTAAAAAAGTGTACTGCTATGTGTCACCTAAG CAATTATCAGTGAAAGAATTTTACCTGAAGATCATTCCATGGCGCCTTTTCACCTTTAGAGTATGTCCTGGCACAAAG TTTTCATACCTTGGCCCTGACCCTGTGCACAAATTACTGACACTGGTGGTGGATGATGGGATCCAACCCCCTGTGGAGCTCAGCTGCAAGGAGAGGAACATCTTGGCAGCCACTTTCATTCGCTCTCTGCATAAAAACATAG GAGGCTCAGAGACCTTCCAGGACAAAGTGAACTTCTTTCAGCGGGAGCTACGTCAGGTGCACATGAAAAGACCTCACTCAAAGGTCACGCTGAAGGTCAGCCGTCACTGTCTGCTGGAGTCG tcttttaaagCAACACgaaatttttctgtttctgactgGAGCAAAAACTTTGAGGTGATTTTTCAGGATGAAGAAG CTCTGGACTGGGGAGGTCCACGCAGAGAGTGGTTTGAACTCATCTGCAAGGCATTATTTGATACCACCAATCAACTCTTTACCCGCTTCAGTGATAACAACCAGGCCTTG gTACATCCAAACCCAGGCCGTCCCACATATTTACGGCTCAAAGTGTATGAATTTGCAGGCCGCCTAGTAGGAAAGTGTCTTTATGAATCATCTCTGGGAGGTGCCTACAAACAACTGGTTCGAGCTCGCTTCACCCGATCCTTCCTGGCTCAGATCATAGGACTTCGTATGCATTACAAG TATTTTGAAACAGATGACCCAGAATTCTATAAATCCAAAGTTTGTTTCATACTGAACAATGATGTGAGTGAGATGGATCTGGTCTTTGCTGAAGAGAAGTACAGCAAAACAGGACAGCTGGAGAAG GTGGTGGAACTGGTGACAGGAGGGGCTCAAATACCAGTGaccaatgaaaataaaatcttatatTTAAATCTGCTTGCGCAGTACAGGCTGGCCAGCCAGGTTAGAGAGGAGGTGGATCACTTCCTGAAAG gCCTTAATGAGTTAGTTCCTGAGAACCTCCTGGCTATTTTTGATGAGAATGAGCTTGAG TTGCTTATGTGTGGTACTGGAGATATCAGCGTCTGTGACTTCAAGGCACATGCTGTGGTGGTAGGAGGATCTTGGCACTTCCGTGAGAAG GTCATGAGATGGTTTTGGACTGTGGTCTCCAGTTTCACACAGGAAGAGCTGGCCAGGCTCTTGCAGTTCACAACTGGTTCCTCCCAGCTGCCTCCAGGGGGGTTTGCTGCGCTCTGTCCATCTTTCCAGATCATTGCAGCTCCAACTCACAGTACTTTGCCAACAGCCCACACTTG ttttaacCAGCTGTGCCTCCCTACTTATGACTCCTATGAAGAAGTGCACAAGATGCTGCAGCTAGCTATCAGCGAGGGTTGCGAGGGCTTTGGCATGCTGTGA
- the FCF1 gene encoding rRNA-processing protein FCF1 homolog, giving the protein MGKQKKARKYAVMKRMISLRDQRINEKERAKARVKKKEDPSAIKEREVPQHPSCLFFQYNTQLGPPYHILVDTNFINFSIKAKLDLVQSMMDCLYAKCIPCITDCVMGEIEKLGQKYRVALRIAKDPRFERLPCMHKGTYADDCLVQRVTQHKCYIVATVDKELKRRIRKIPGVPIMYISRHRYNIERMPDDYGAPRF; this is encoded by the exons ATG GGGAAGCAGAAGAAGGCGCGGAAGTACGCGGTCATGAAGCGCATGATCAGCCTCCGGGACCAGCGCAT TAACGAGAAGGAGCGGGCGAAAGCCCGtgtgaagaagaaagaggacCCGAGTGCCATCAAGGAGCGGGAGGT CCCACAGCATCCCTCTTGCTTGTTCTTCCAATATAATACACAGTTGGGCCCACCTTATCACATCCTGGTTGACACAAACTTCATCAACTTCTCCatcaaggccaagctggaccTAGTGCAGTCAATGATGGATTGTCTTTACGCCAAGT GTATTCCGTGTATCACAGATTGTGTAATGGGTGAAATTGAGAAGTTAGGACAGAAGTACCGTGTGGCATTAAG AATTGCTAAGGACCCTCGGTTTGAACGCTTGCCATGTATGCACAAAGGAACCTATGCAGATGACTGCTTGGTACAGAGGGTTACTCAG CACAAGTGCTACATTGTGGCCACAGTGGATAAAGAGCTCAAGCGGAGAATACGAAAAATCCCGGGCGTGCCCATAATGTATATTTCCAGGCACAG atACAATATTGAGAGGATGCCAGATGATTACGGAGCTCCTCGCTTCTAA
- the AREL1 gene encoding apoptosis-resistant E3 ubiquitin protein ligase 1 isoform X3, producing MGTCVKLFYKNGQPFPAHRPVGLRVHICHVELAIDIPVTQEVLQEPNSNVVKVAFTVRRAGRYEITVKLGGLNVAYSPYYKVFQPGMVVPSKTKIVCHFSTLVLTCGQQHTLHIAPRDEYDNPTSNSVSLVDEHNYSLSIHELGPQEDESSDVVFEKSVVSNRQTCEVFFRLTLHCRGCFHACISYQNQPISNGDFDIIVLSENEKNIVERNVSTSGVSIYFEAYLYDAPSYTNTQWQLPPMHVSSSQRRPSTATEDEDEDSPADSQTPEKVKKPKKVYCYVSPKQLSVKEFYLKIIPWRLFTFRVCPGTKFSYLGPDPVHKLLTLVVDDGIQPPVELSCKERNILAATFIRSLHKNIGGSETFQDKVNFFQRELRQVHMKRPHSKVTLKVSRHCLLESSFKATRNFSVSDWSKNFEVIFQDEEALDWGGPRREWFELICKALFDTTNQLFTRFSDNNQALVHPNPGRPTYLRLKVYEFAGRLVGKCLYESSLGGAYKQLVRARFTRSFLAQIIGLRMHYKYFETDDPEFYKSKVCFILNNDVSEMDLVFAEEKYSKTGQLEKVVELVTGGAQIPVTNENKILYLNLLAQYRLASQVREEVDHFLKGLNELVPENLLAIFDENELELLMCGTGDISVCDFKAHAVVVGGSWHFREKVMRWFWTVVSSFTQEELARLLQFTTGSSQLPPGGFAALCPSFQIIAAPTHSTLPTAHTCFNQLCLPTYDSYEEVHKMLQLAISEGCEGFGML from the exons ATGGGTACTTGCGTAAAG TTATTCTATAAAAATGGGCAACCCTTCCCTGCTCACCGGCCTGTGGGGCTGCGAGTTCACATCTGCCATGTGGAGCTAGCAATTGATATTCCTGTAACCCAGGAAGTTCTCCAGGAGCCTAATTCCAATGTGGTGAAAGTGGCCTTCACTGTGCGCAGGGCTGGGAGATATGAGATCACTGTAAAACTCGGTGGCTTGAATGTGGCCTACAGCCCCTACTACAAGGTGTTCCAGCCAG GGATGGTGGTTCCCTCCAAAACCAAAATTGTCTGCCATTTCTCCACTCTGGTCCTGAcctgtgggcagcagcacaCTCTGCATATAGCTCCCAGAGATGAGTATGACAATCCCACCAGCAATTCTGTGTCCTTGGTAGATGAGCACAATTACAGCCTTTCCATCCATGAG CTGGGTCCTCAAGAAGATGAGAGCTCTGATGTTGTGTTTGAGAAGTCTGTGGTGTCCAATCGGCAGACTTGTGAAGTGTTCTTTCGACTCACCTTGCACTGTAGGGGGTGTTTCCATGCCTGCATCTCCTACCAGAACCAGCCCATAAGTAATGGCGATTTTGACATCATTGTTCTAAGTG agaatgaaaagaacATTGTAGAACGCAATGTGTCCACCTCAGGTGTCAGTATTTACTTTGAAGCCTACCTTTATGATGCTCCTAGTTATACCAACACTCAGTGGCAACTTCCACCAATGCATGTGAGTTCCTCCCAGCGGCGTCCTTCTACTGCAACtgaggatgaagatgaagatTCTCCCGCTGACAGCCAAACGCCTGAGAAAGTGAAGAAACCTAAAAAAGTGTACTGCTATGTGTCACCTAAG CAATTATCAGTGAAAGAATTTTACCTGAAGATCATTCCATGGCGCCTTTTCACCTTTAGAGTATGTCCTGGCACAAAG TTTTCATACCTTGGCCCTGACCCTGTGCACAAATTACTGACACTGGTGGTGGATGATGGGATCCAACCCCCTGTGGAGCTCAGCTGCAAGGAGAGGAACATCTTGGCAGCCACTTTCATTCGCTCTCTGCATAAAAACATAG GAGGCTCAGAGACCTTCCAGGACAAAGTGAACTTCTTTCAGCGGGAGCTACGTCAGGTGCACATGAAAAGACCTCACTCAAAGGTCACGCTGAAGGTCAGCCGTCACTGTCTGCTGGAGTCG tcttttaaagCAACACgaaatttttctgtttctgactgGAGCAAAAACTTTGAGGTGATTTTTCAGGATGAAGAAG CTCTGGACTGGGGAGGTCCACGCAGAGAGTGGTTTGAACTCATCTGCAAGGCATTATTTGATACCACCAATCAACTCTTTACCCGCTTCAGTGATAACAACCAGGCCTTG gTACATCCAAACCCAGGCCGTCCCACATATTTACGGCTCAAAGTGTATGAATTTGCAGGCCGCCTAGTAGGAAAGTGTCTTTATGAATCATCTCTGGGAGGTGCCTACAAACAACTGGTTCGAGCTCGCTTCACCCGATCCTTCCTGGCTCAGATCATAGGACTTCGTATGCATTACAAG TATTTTGAAACAGATGACCCAGAATTCTATAAATCCAAAGTTTGTTTCATACTGAACAATGATGTGAGTGAGATGGATCTGGTCTTTGCTGAAGAGAAGTACAGCAAAACAGGACAGCTGGAGAAG GTGGTGGAACTGGTGACAGGAGGGGCTCAAATACCAGTGaccaatgaaaataaaatcttatatTTAAATCTGCTTGCGCAGTACAGGCTGGCCAGCCAGGTTAGAGAGGAGGTGGATCACTTCCTGAAAG gCCTTAATGAGTTAGTTCCTGAGAACCTCCTGGCTATTTTTGATGAGAATGAGCTTGAG TTGCTTATGTGTGGTACTGGAGATATCAGCGTCTGTGACTTCAAGGCACATGCTGTGGTGGTAGGAGGATCTTGGCACTTCCGTGAGAAG GTCATGAGATGGTTTTGGACTGTGGTCTCCAGTTTCACACAGGAAGAGCTGGCCAGGCTCTTGCAGTTCACAACTGGTTCCTCCCAGCTGCCTCCAGGGGGGTTTGCTGCGCTCTGTCCATCTTTCCAGATCATTGCAGCTCCAACTCACAGTACTTTGCCAACAGCCCACACTTG ttttaacCAGCTGTGCCTCCCTACTTATGACTCCTATGAAGAAGTGCACAAGATGCTGCAGCTAGCTATCAGCGAGGGTTGCGAGGGCTTTGGCATGCTGTGA